One part of the Truepera radiovictrix DSM 17093 genome encodes these proteins:
- a CDS encoding DUF6508 domain-containing protein — MTGTPEPTPKQVAELLTFLPIFENRYYQPSRIDVSVSLFCPHLWDEQLSEFVERLYTFGLIMPGFNWPEWQREAERYDLEPERLQTAPLDDVLKLLTLHVRKDRFCDGHLPLMVSKGHIAALLHRLAVLYGEGA, encoded by the coding sequence ATGACGGGGACACCCGAACCGACCCCCAAACAGGTCGCCGAGCTGCTGACGTTTTTGCCGATTTTCGAGAATCGGTACTATCAACCGAGCCGAATAGACGTTAGCGTCAGCCTCTTTTGTCCGCACCTCTGGGACGAGCAGCTTTCCGAGTTTGTCGAGCGGCTCTACACCTTTGGTCTCATCATGCCGGGGTTTAACTGGCCAGAGTGGCAGCGCGAAGCGGAGCGCTACGACCTCGAGCCCGAACGGTTACAAACGGCGCCCCTCGATGACGTCTTAAAGCTCCTCACGCTGCACGTTCGCAAGGACAGGTTTTGTGACGGCCATCTACCCTTAATGGTGTCAAAGGGCCACATCGCGGCGCTCTTGCACCGTCTGGCTGTTCTTTACGGAGAAGGTGCGTGA
- a CDS encoding carbohydrate ABC transporter permease has translation MVYALLVLASLFYLLPVYLVVITSLKTPAEITLANTWRLPETPNWRSFADAWNAFAPTLRNSLVLTVVATLGSALLGSLNGYVLSKWRFPGANIVFPLILFGMFIPYQSVLIPLFRFLSDIGLYGSLWGLILTHIVYGLPITTLIFRNFYAEIPDEMLEAGKIDGAGFFGLYWRVVFPLSVSGFVVVIIWQFTQIWNEFLFAVTLTSQRSQPITVALANLAGGQAVAWNLPMAGAILAALPTLLIYVILGRYFIRGLLAGSVKG, from the coding sequence CTGGTCTACGCGCTCCTCGTGCTCGCGTCGCTCTTTTACCTCTTACCCGTCTACCTGGTGGTAATTACCAGCCTCAAGACCCCCGCCGAGATCACCCTAGCCAACACCTGGCGGCTCCCCGAGACGCCCAACTGGCGCTCTTTCGCCGACGCTTGGAACGCCTTCGCTCCTACCCTGCGCAACAGCCTCGTGCTCACCGTGGTCGCCACCCTGGGCTCGGCCCTTTTGGGTTCGCTTAACGGCTACGTCCTCTCGAAGTGGCGCTTTCCGGGGGCGAACATCGTCTTTCCACTCATCTTGTTCGGTATGTTCATCCCCTACCAGAGCGTCCTCATCCCGCTCTTTCGTTTCTTGAGCGACATCGGGCTCTACGGCAGCCTGTGGGGGCTTATCCTCACCCACATCGTCTACGGGCTGCCGATTACCACGCTCATCTTCCGCAACTTCTACGCCGAGATCCCCGACGAGATGTTAGAAGCTGGTAAAATCGACGGCGCCGGCTTTTTCGGCCTCTACTGGCGCGTCGTCTTTCCGCTCTCTGTCTCGGGCTTCGTGGTGGTCATCATCTGGCAGTTTACACAGATCTGGAACGAATTCCTCTTCGCCGTGACGCTCACCAGCCAGCGCTCACAACCCATCACCGTCGCGCTCGCCAACCTCGCGGGGGGCCAAGCGGTCGCCTGGAACCTGCCGATGGCCGGCGCCATCCTCGCTGCCTTGCCGACGCTGCTGATTTACGTCATCTTGGGCCGCTACTTTATCCGCGGGCTCCTAGCGGGTTCGGTAAAGGGATGA
- a CDS encoding carbohydrate ABC transporter permease → MRFSRDRLTAVLMLLPSLVLLGIFVYGFIGQTFWVSLTNWGKDPLQALALEPQLEFIGFENYRQLFTAPSEARFRQDLVNTFFFTLFFLAGCLGLGLGLAVLLEQNVRGEGLFRTVFLFPMALAFIVTGTIWRWLLQPQGGLNVLPTLVGLPPGDFRWLASRTQVWQFNWQDLPFFTGLLVSLIFALLFVRALRRGDRTRTLAFGVITLGLVAWTFTGARRTVILPFPETHGFNLAFIGIILAAVWQMSGYTMALYLAGLRGIPDELREAARSDGASEWQLYRHVILPLLAPITLSAMIILGHISLKIFDLVFAMAGADNATTDVPALLMYLRAFRANQFAEGAAIAIVLLILVAAVIIPYLYSSLKTEVRR, encoded by the coding sequence ATGCGCTTTTCACGCGACCGGCTGACAGCAGTCCTTATGCTGCTGCCCTCACTCGTTCTGCTCGGCATCTTCGTCTACGGTTTTATCGGCCAAACCTTTTGGGTGTCCTTGACCAACTGGGGTAAAGACCCCTTGCAGGCGCTCGCGCTCGAGCCCCAGCTCGAATTTATCGGCTTCGAGAACTACCGGCAGCTCTTTACCGCCCCCTCCGAAGCGAGGTTCCGCCAGGACCTGGTCAACACCTTTTTCTTCACCCTCTTTTTCCTCGCGGGGTGCTTGGGGCTGGGTCTCGGGCTCGCGGTGCTGTTAGAGCAAAACGTCCGCGGCGAGGGGCTCTTTCGCACCGTGTTCCTCTTCCCGATGGCGCTCGCGTTTATCGTCACGGGGACCATCTGGCGCTGGCTCTTGCAGCCGCAGGGGGGCCTCAACGTGCTGCCGACGCTCGTCGGGCTGCCGCCGGGCGACTTCCGCTGGCTCGCGTCGCGCACGCAGGTGTGGCAGTTTAACTGGCAGGATCTGCCTTTTTTCACCGGCCTGCTCGTGTCGCTTATCTTCGCGCTGCTCTTCGTGCGAGCGCTGAGGCGCGGCGACCGTACCCGCACCCTCGCCTTCGGGGTGATCACGCTCGGGCTCGTCGCGTGGACCTTTACCGGCGCGCGGCGCACCGTCATCCTCCCCTTTCCCGAGACGCACGGGTTTAACCTCGCTTTCATCGGTATTATCTTGGCGGCCGTGTGGCAGATGTCGGGCTACACCATGGCGCTCTACCTAGCGGGGCTGCGCGGCATCCCCGACGAGCTGCGCGAAGCCGCCCGCAGCGACGGGGCGAGTGAATGGCAACTCTACCGGCACGTCATCTTGCCGCTGCTAGCCCCCATCACGCTCTCGGCGATGATCATCCTGGGCCACATCAGCCTCAAGATCTTCGACTTGGTCTTCGCCATGGCCGGCGCCGACAACGCCACGACCGACGTGCCGGCGCTCCTCATGTACCTGCGCGCGTTTCGCGCCAACCAGTTCGCCGAGGGGGCGGCTATTGCCATCGTGCTCCTTATCCTGGTCGCCGCGGTGATCATCCCCTATCTGTACTCGAGCCTGAAAACGGAGGTGAGGCGGTGA
- a CDS encoding ABC transporter substrate-binding protein — protein MVKRLCIGALLGASSLSVAQAQQLEIFSWWAGDEGPALEALIDLYEERYPGTEVVNATVTGGAGVNARAVLTTRMLGGDPPDTFQVHAGQELIGTWVAAGRMEDLTPLFEEEGWNEVFPEGLLELSSTDEGIWSVPVNVHRSNVMWYVPANLEGWGIEVPTSWEAFLEVCPTLQEQGVTPLVLGENWTQQHLWESVALAVLGPDNYDALWSGELAFDSPEAVGVWETFGEIMACTNDDAAGLSWQQATDRLVAGEAAFNIMGDWAAGYMTTTLGLEPETDFGWAASPGTDGVFMLLADAFGLPVGAPNREATLNWLRLVGSREGQDVFNPLKGSISPRLDSDISLYNAYLQSAYEDYSTDRQVGSLVHGAAANQTFMSEFANVLETYLSSGDAQQAGAAAQELATRTGIGG, from the coding sequence ATGGTGAAACGGCTTTGCATCGGGGCTCTTCTTGGCGCGTCCTCCCTATCGGTGGCGCAGGCGCAGCAGCTCGAGATCTTCTCGTGGTGGGCCGGTGACGAGGGGCCGGCGCTAGAGGCGCTAATCGACCTTTACGAGGAGCGCTACCCCGGCACGGAGGTCGTCAACGCGACCGTGACGGGCGGCGCGGGGGTCAACGCGCGCGCGGTTTTGACCACCCGCATGTTGGGCGGCGACCCCCCCGACACCTTCCAGGTCCACGCGGGCCAGGAGCTGATCGGCACGTGGGTGGCGGCTGGCCGCATGGAGGACCTCACGCCGCTCTTCGAGGAGGAGGGGTGGAACGAGGTCTTCCCCGAGGGGCTGCTCGAGCTGAGCAGCACCGACGAGGGTATCTGGAGCGTCCCCGTCAACGTTCACCGCTCGAACGTGATGTGGTACGTGCCCGCTAACTTAGAGGGGTGGGGTATCGAGGTGCCGACCTCGTGGGAGGCCTTTTTGGAGGTCTGCCCGACGCTCCAAGAGCAGGGCGTGACCCCCTTGGTGCTCGGCGAGAACTGGACGCAGCAGCACCTTTGGGAGTCGGTCGCCCTGGCCGTTTTAGGGCCCGACAACTACGACGCCCTCTGGTCGGGGGAGCTGGCGTTCGATTCCCCCGAAGCGGTCGGGGTGTGGGAGACTTTCGGCGAGATCATGGCCTGCACGAACGACGACGCGGCGGGGCTGTCGTGGCAGCAAGCGACCGACCGCCTCGTCGCCGGCGAGGCCGCCTTTAACATCATGGGCGACTGGGCCGCGGGGTACATGACCACCACGCTCGGCCTAGAACCCGAAACCGACTTCGGTTGGGCCGCGTCGCCGGGCACCGACGGCGTCTTTATGCTCCTGGCCGACGCTTTCGGGTTGCCGGTCGGCGCCCCCAACCGCGAAGCGACGCTCAACTGGCTGCGCCTGGTGGGTTCGCGCGAGGGCCAAGACGTCTTCAACCCGCTTAAGGGCTCCATCTCGCCGCGTCTGGACTCGGACATCAGCCTCTACAACGCCTATCTCCAGTCGGCCTACGAGGACTACAGCACCGACCGCCAAGTCGGCTCGCTCGTCCACGGCGCTGCCGCCAACCAGACCTTTATGAGCGAGTTCGCCAACGTGTTAGAGACCTACCTCAGCTCCGGCGACGCGCAGCAAGCGGGCGCGGCGGCGCAGGAGCTGGCGACCCGCACGGGTATCGGCGGGTAG
- a CDS encoding helix-turn-helix domain-containing protein, whose amino-acid sequence MDEAELATLRRRLERAWASYIHDQVQPEAPRDIVTSWQRSRRAVSPLRAAAPVDDPDETLREWQSSLLYAAAKPLLAEMKRAAEDQDLIVGVADASGKLLWTHSSRHMQRRAEGLHFVPGGHWDERSVGTNALALALRTAKPSRVFSAEHFLQAVHDWVCYSAPIRDPRTGLPIGVLDFSTTWQKANGLGLVTATALARYIEARLEGYGYAAVFGPPTPLAPAPLQLTLCGEAAAYASNRRLELTPRRLEILAILALCPQGLTLDALHAHLYGDQPVSLSTLKAEVSGLRKQLGGGVASRPYRLTTPCAVDALEVERRLQAGDVAGALAHYGGPLFCTSESPFLSEWRDYLASAVQAAVASSDDAELMWRYTLKGAQAPGDFEVLLRLTQLLPARDPRLALVKARLERLLGESGGV is encoded by the coding sequence GTGGACGAAGCAGAACTCGCAACCTTGAGGCGACGCCTCGAGCGCGCTTGGGCTTCTTATATCCACGACCAGGTTCAACCGGAAGCGCCCCGAGACATCGTGACCTCGTGGCAGCGCTCGAGGCGCGCTGTGAGCCCCTTGCGCGCCGCCGCCCCCGTCGACGACCCCGACGAAACCCTGCGCGAGTGGCAGAGCTCACTGCTCTACGCCGCCGCCAAACCGCTGCTCGCCGAGATGAAGCGCGCAGCCGAGGACCAGGACCTCATCGTGGGGGTCGCCGACGCTTCGGGAAAGCTCCTTTGGACCCACAGCAGCCGCCACATGCAGCGCCGCGCCGAGGGGCTGCACTTCGTTCCCGGCGGTCACTGGGACGAGCGCAGCGTGGGGACGAACGCGCTCGCGCTGGCGCTGCGCACCGCCAAGCCTTCGCGGGTCTTCTCCGCCGAGCACTTTTTGCAGGCGGTGCACGACTGGGTGTGCTACTCGGCGCCCATCCGCGACCCCCGCACGGGTCTCCCTATCGGCGTGCTCGACTTTTCGACCACCTGGCAAAAGGCCAACGGTCTGGGGCTGGTCACGGCAACGGCGCTCGCGCGCTATATCGAGGCGCGGCTCGAGGGCTACGGCTACGCGGCGGTGTTCGGCCCCCCTACCCCCCTAGCACCCGCCCCTTTGCAGCTCACCCTCTGCGGGGAAGCGGCCGCTTACGCCAGCAACCGGCGCCTCGAGCTCACCCCACGCCGCCTCGAGATCCTCGCGATCCTCGCGCTCTGCCCGCAGGGGCTCACCCTCGACGCGCTGCACGCGCACCTCTACGGCGACCAACCCGTCAGCCTAAGCACCCTCAAAGCCGAGGTCTCGGGGCTGCGCAAGCAGCTCGGGGGGGGCGTCGCCTCGAGGCCCTACCGGCTCACCACGCCGTGCGCGGTCGACGCCCTCGAGGTCGAAAGGCGGCTGCAAGCGGGCGACGTCGCGGGGGCGCTCGCGCACTACGGTGGTCCACTTTTTTGCACCTCCGAATCCCCTTTCCTGAGCGAGTGGCGCGACTACCTCGCCAGCGCGGTGCAGGCGGCCGTGGCGAGCAGCGACGACGCCGAGCTGATGTGGCGCTACACCCTCAAAGGGGCGCAGGCGCCGGGCGACTTCGAGGTGCTGCTGCGGCTGACGCAGCTGCTGCCCGCACGCGACCCGCGGCTTGCGCTCGTCAAAGCGCGGCTCGAGCGGCTCCTTGGCGAGTCGGGCGGCGTTTAG
- the recG gene encoding ATP-dependent DNA helicase RecG, translating into MRGAVSADELRARLRRPLLRELQGGCRDQAVVGGLEKLLETVGQPFADVRELMAGYGALSPEVRAERIARALELLEAPAPEAPSPGRAVRVAEVLDEDAETSSAPFSSAELDATLESRRLDLGAQAPKKLAPLGLKTYRDLLFYYPKRYEDRRALPHFGALREQESATVVGTITGRKATKSRSGMVVTRAFLEDAHGGRLTAVWFNQPWLEKSLFPGQRVIVTGKVKRRGRLVELSVAHFEIDDDSESLSAGRIVGVYAATQGLSQAYVRRAVHRLLGALGVIPDHLPRSVVERFGLLPLDAALREVHFPTSEEGLAAALRRLKFDEFLFLELRVLLNRDTTLLGKRFTVKRSDLERFAASLPFALTGAQRRVLDEILGDMAAPKQMARLLQGDVGSGKTAVAAAAIYVAVQNGYQAALMAPTEILARQHYLNLIQYLYPLGVECDLFIGSAGSRERREARERLSASQTDLAVGTHALIQEGVTFRNLGLAVIDEEHRFGVEQRRRLLSGNPDVLVMSATPIPRSLALTYYGDLELSVIDELPPGRKGVQTRLVSDARRRDVYRFAWSEIKKGRQVYLVTPLIEESEAEVMSEIVSATKMFEDLQALMPEACRLGLLHGKMTGPEKDEVMERFRRHEFDLLVSTTVIEVGVDIPNASVMIIENAERFGLSQLHQLRGRVGRGEHESFCILVAGDRSKRTQHRLSVIEKHTDGFVIAEKDLELRGPGELKGTRQSGMPDLVLGDLSKDTELIERSRELAKKMLAADPKLEAPWATRLREELKRRSRAVAFREII; encoded by the coding sequence GTGAGAGGAGCCGTCAGCGCGGACGAGCTTAGGGCGCGGTTGCGTCGGCCGCTCCTGCGGGAGCTGCAGGGTGGTTGTCGGGATCAGGCGGTCGTGGGCGGTCTGGAGAAGCTGCTCGAGACCGTCGGTCAGCCCTTTGCCGACGTGCGAGAGCTCATGGCGGGGTACGGCGCGCTCTCGCCCGAGGTGCGGGCCGAGCGGATCGCGCGGGCGCTCGAGCTGCTAGAGGCGCCCGCCCCGGAAGCGCCGAGCCCGGGCCGCGCAGTGAGGGTGGCAGAAGTGCTCGACGAGGACGCCGAAACGTCCTCTGCGCCCTTTTCGAGCGCTGAGCTCGACGCGACGCTCGAGTCGCGGCGTTTGGATCTCGGCGCGCAGGCGCCCAAAAAGCTCGCGCCCTTGGGCCTTAAGACCTACCGCGACCTGCTCTTTTACTACCCCAAGCGCTACGAAGACCGCCGCGCGCTGCCGCACTTCGGCGCGCTTCGCGAGCAGGAGTCGGCGACGGTCGTGGGCACCATCACGGGCCGTAAGGCGACAAAGAGCCGCAGCGGCATGGTGGTCACCCGCGCTTTTCTGGAGGACGCTCACGGCGGCCGCCTGACGGCCGTATGGTTCAACCAGCCGTGGCTCGAAAAGAGCCTCTTTCCCGGGCAGCGCGTCATCGTGACGGGTAAGGTCAAGCGGCGGGGGCGGTTGGTGGAGCTGAGCGTCGCCCACTTCGAGATCGACGACGACTCGGAGAGCCTCTCGGCGGGGCGCATCGTCGGGGTGTACGCCGCGACCCAGGGGCTCAGCCAGGCGTACGTGCGGCGCGCGGTGCATCGGCTGTTGGGGGCGCTGGGGGTCATCCCCGATCACCTGCCGCGGAGCGTCGTGGAGCGCTTCGGCCTCCTCCCCCTGGACGCAGCGCTGCGCGAGGTGCACTTCCCGACCTCTGAGGAGGGGCTCGCGGCGGCCCTGCGGCGGCTCAAGTTCGACGAGTTTTTGTTTCTCGAGCTGCGCGTGCTCCTAAACCGCGACACCACCCTTTTGGGCAAGCGCTTTACGGTGAAACGGAGCGACCTCGAGCGGTTCGCGGCGAGCTTGCCCTTTGCGCTGACGGGGGCGCAGCGGCGGGTGCTGGACGAGATCTTGGGCGACATGGCGGCGCCGAAGCAGATGGCGCGGCTTCTGCAGGGGGATGTGGGCTCCGGCAAGACGGCGGTGGCGGCGGCGGCCATCTATGTGGCGGTGCAAAACGGCTACCAAGCGGCGCTCATGGCCCCCACCGAGATCCTCGCGCGGCAGCACTACCTCAACCTGATCCAGTACCTCTACCCCTTGGGGGTCGAGTGCGACCTCTTCATCGGGTCGGCGGGTTCGCGCGAGCGCCGCGAGGCCAGGGAGCGTCTGAGCGCTTCGCAGACGGACCTGGCGGTCGGTACGCACGCGCTCATCCAAGAGGGGGTGACCTTTCGCAACCTGGGGCTCGCGGTGATCGACGAGGAGCACCGCTTCGGGGTCGAGCAGCGGCGGCGGCTGTTGAGCGGCAACCCCGACGTGCTGGTGATGAGCGCGACGCCGATCCCGCGCTCTTTAGCGCTCACCTACTACGGCGACCTCGAGCTCAGCGTCATCGACGAGCTGCCGCCGGGGCGCAAGGGGGTGCAGACGCGCCTCGTGAGCGACGCCAGGCGCCGCGACGTCTACCGCTTCGCCTGGAGCGAGATCAAAAAGGGGCGGCAGGTCTACCTGGTGACGCCTCTCATCGAGGAGAGCGAGGCCGAGGTGATGAGCGAGATCGTCTCGGCGACGAAGATGTTCGAGGACCTGCAGGCTTTGATGCCCGAGGCGTGCCGCTTGGGGTTGTTGCACGGGAAGATGACCGGCCCCGAAAAGGACGAGGTGATGGAGCGCTTTCGCCGCCACGAGTTCGACCTCTTGGTCTCGACGACCGTTATCGAGGTCGGCGTGGACATCCCTAACGCCTCGGTGATGATCATCGAGAACGCCGAGCGCTTCGGGCTCTCGCAGCTGCACCAGCTGCGCGGGCGGGTCGGCCGCGGCGAACACGAGAGCTTTTGCATCCTCGTCGCCGGGGACCGCTCGAAGCGGACGCAGCATCGGCTGAGCGTCATCGAAAAGCACACCGACGGCTTTGTGATCGCCGAAAAAGACCTCGAGCTGCGCGGTCCCGGTGAGCTTAAAGGCACCCGCCAGTCGGGGATGCCGGACCTCGTGTTGGGCGACCTGAGCAAGGACACCGAGCTGATCGAGCGCTCGCGCGAGCTGGCCAAAAAGATGCTCGCGGCCGACCCCAAACTCGAGGCGCCGTGGGCGACGCGGCTGCGCGAGGAGCTCAAGCGCCGGAGCCGCGCGGTGGCGTTTCGGGAGATCATCTAG
- the serA gene encoding phosphoglycerate dehydrogenase: protein MAFKVLVTDTMQLGDKTYPHLEVDYREGIAREELLEIVAHYDAIITRSRTQVDETLIRAAARLKVIGRGGVGVDNIDIAAASRRGILVLNAPESNNVSAAELTIALMLCAARGVSRSDRLIRAGKWDRKFLGREVKGATLGIIGLGRIGSLVSRRAQGLGMQVLAYDPYISRQRAVDLKVELFDDLAEMLRRANFLTVHTPLTEETSGMIGDAELALLPEGAVVVNAARGGIIQEEALVRALDAGKLFAAGLDVFVLEPPAADHPLLGRDDVVLTAHLGANTAEAQARVGAEILERTALALNGDLSRGAVNAPALAPEVMSALGPYLKLGEALGKLVAQLAHGRMRELQVEFSGTFPMDPDPVAVAVTKGLLEPILDEPPNYINAPSIAKERDIRVSKVMASRSRGYTAHVLVTLVTNEGRFSVGGSVLGTEPRIVSVDEYPIELRPEGTMLICTNYDRPGAVGKVGTVLGDAGVNISGMQLSRVGENGLALFALGLDQEPPESVLEVLRSLPNVLVSLKLVRL, encoded by the coding sequence ATGGCGTTTAAGGTCCTGGTCACCGACACGATGCAACTAGGCGACAAAACCTACCCCCACCTCGAGGTGGACTACCGCGAGGGGATCGCGCGCGAGGAGCTGCTCGAGATCGTCGCCCACTACGACGCGATCATCACGCGCAGCCGCACGCAGGTCGACGAGACGCTCATCCGCGCAGCAGCGCGCCTTAAGGTGATCGGGCGCGGCGGGGTCGGGGTCGACAACATCGACATCGCCGCCGCGAGCCGCCGCGGCATTCTGGTCTTAAACGCCCCCGAGTCGAACAACGTCTCCGCGGCGGAGCTGACGATCGCGCTGATGCTCTGCGCCGCGCGCGGGGTAAGCCGCTCCGACCGCCTGATTCGCGCCGGCAAGTGGGACCGGAAGTTTCTGGGCCGCGAGGTCAAAGGGGCGACGTTGGGCATCATCGGGCTCGGCCGGATCGGCTCGCTGGTGTCGCGGCGGGCGCAGGGGCTCGGGATGCAGGTGCTCGCTTACGACCCGTACATCTCGCGGCAGCGCGCCGTGGACCTTAAGGTCGAGCTCTTCGACGACCTCGCGGAGATGCTGAGGCGCGCCAACTTCCTGACCGTGCACACCCCGCTGACCGAGGAGACGAGCGGGATGATCGGCGACGCCGAGCTCGCGCTGTTGCCCGAAGGGGCGGTGGTGGTCAACGCCGCGCGCGGCGGCATCATCCAGGAGGAGGCTCTGGTGCGGGCGCTGGACGCGGGCAAGCTCTTCGCGGCGGGGCTCGACGTGTTCGTGCTCGAGCCCCCCGCCGCGGACCACCCCCTACTCGGGCGCGACGACGTGGTCTTGACCGCGCACCTGGGCGCCAACACCGCCGAGGCCCAAGCGCGCGTCGGGGCGGAGATCTTAGAGCGCACCGCGCTCGCCCTCAATGGCGACCTCTCGCGCGGGGCGGTGAACGCGCCCGCGCTCGCCCCCGAGGTGATGAGCGCGCTGGGGCCTTACCTCAAGCTCGGCGAGGCGCTCGGCAAGCTCGTCGCGCAGCTCGCGCACGGCCGGATGCGCGAGCTGCAGGTCGAGTTTTCGGGGACGTTTCCCATGGACCCCGACCCGGTGGCGGTGGCGGTGACCAAGGGGCTACTAGAACCCATCCTGGATGAACCGCCCAACTACATCAACGCCCCCAGCATCGCCAAAGAGCGCGACATCCGCGTCTCGAAGGTCATGGCCTCGCGTAGCCGCGGCTACACCGCGCACGTGCTCGTGACGCTCGTCACCAATGAGGGCCGCTTTAGCGTGGGCGGCTCGGTCCTGGGGACGGAGCCGCGCATCGTCTCGGTCGACGAGTACCCCATCGAGCTGCGCCCGGAAGGCACCATGCTCATCTGCACCAACTACGACCGCCCCGGCGCGGTGGGTAAGGTCGGGACGGTTCTGGGCGACGCGGGGGTGAACATCTCGGGGATGCAGCTCTCGCGGGTCGGCGAGAACGGGCTCGCGCTCTTTGCCTTGGGGCTCGACCAGGAGCCGCCGGAGAGCGTGCTCGAGGTTCTGCGGTCGCTGCCGAACGTGTTGGTCAGCCTCAAACTGGTGCGGCTCTAA
- a CDS encoding pyridoxal-phosphate-dependent aminotransferase family protein, whose product MFRPRLYAPGPVEVPPQVLEATARPVLHHRTQAFRELFARTRARLAEVACVPGDDVIILAGSGTAGFEAGLLACVPRGAKVVGVNAGKFGERWVKLARHYGCEVVELKLPWGEAVDPEAVRALLREHPDVQAVMSTHSETSTGVLHDVQALAQVVRETAPEALVLIDAVTSLGVAELRPKAWGLDGVFSGSQKGLMTPPGLAFAWLSERAWARSEGLNPTFYLDLRKERAQQRAGQTAYTPAVSLVAGLEVALGLLLDEGLEALWRRRERLNGAVLAGAAALGCRPYAARVSPAVAALYAPERVSAPAIVKGFAARGMRIAGGQDDAKEHLFRPSVMGYADRYDALTIVAALEEVLLELGQPVALGQGVSAALRVLAG is encoded by the coding sequence ATGTTTCGGCCGCGGCTTTACGCCCCCGGCCCCGTCGAGGTGCCGCCGCAGGTCCTGGAGGCCACCGCGCGCCCCGTGCTGCACCACCGCACGCAGGCGTTTCGAGAGCTTTTCGCGCGCACCCGCGCCCGCCTCGCCGAGGTCGCCTGCGTGCCCGGCGACGACGTGATCATCCTCGCGGGGAGCGGGACGGCGGGGTTCGAGGCGGGGTTGTTGGCCTGCGTGCCGCGAGGGGCGAAGGTCGTGGGGGTCAACGCGGGCAAGTTCGGCGAGCGCTGGGTCAAGCTGGCGCGGCACTACGGTTGCGAGGTCGTCGAGCTCAAACTCCCCTGGGGGGAGGCTGTTGACCCCGAGGCGGTGCGGGCGCTTTTGCGCGAGCACCCGGACGTGCAGGCCGTCATGAGCACCCACTCGGAGACCTCGACGGGGGTGCTCCACGACGTGCAGGCCCTTGCGCAGGTGGTGCGTGAAACGGCGCCCGAGGCCCTCGTGCTCATCGACGCCGTGACCAGCTTAGGGGTCGCCGAGCTGCGGCCGAAGGCGTGGGGCCTAGACGGGGTCTTCTCGGGCAGCCAGAAGGGGCTCATGACGCCCCCGGGCCTAGCCTTCGCGTGGCTCTCGGAGCGGGCCTGGGCGCGCTCGGAGGGGCTCAACCCGACCTTTTACCTCGACCTGCGCAAAGAGCGGGCGCAGCAGCGCGCCGGACAGACGGCGTACACGCCCGCGGTGAGTTTGGTGGCGGGGCTCGAGGTGGCCTTGGGGCTGCTTCTCGACGAGGGGTTGGAGGCGCTCTGGCGGCGCCGCGAACGCCTCAACGGGGCGGTGTTGGCGGGCGCCGCGGCGCTCGGCTGCCGCCCCTACGCCGCGCGCGTCAGCCCCGCCGTGGCCGCGCTCTACGCCCCCGAAAGGGTGAGCGCGCCGGCCATCGTCAAGGGCTTCGCCGCGCGCGGGATGCGGATCGCCGGCGGCCAGGACGACGCCAAGGAGCACCTCTTTCGCCCCTCGGTCATGGGCTACGCCGACCGCTACGACGCGCTTACGATCGTCGCGGCGCTTGAAGAGGTGCTGCTCGAGCTGGGTCAGCCGGTCGCGCTCGGGCAGGGGGTGAGCGCGGCGCTGCGCGTGCTTGCAGGCTGA
- a CDS encoding HEPN domain-containing protein: MERSLDWWSQARRDLSHARADVDAAYYEWACFSAQQAAEKGLKAVFQALGAVVWGHSVADLLRELGKHQRVPPELDDAALELDKAYIPTRYPDAHPSGYPGGRYVKTEALRLVAHAEAILEFCSGFLPSVDGGDADRDA; encoded by the coding sequence GTGGAGCGGAGTCTGGATTGGTGGTCTCAAGCGAGGCGTGACCTGTCGCACGCTAGAGCAGATGTAGACGCCGCTTACTACGAGTGGGCCTGTTTCTCGGCGCAGCAGGCGGCAGAAAAGGGGCTCAAGGCCGTTTTTCAGGCTTTAGGCGCCGTCGTCTGGGGGCACTCCGTCGCCGACTTGCTGCGTGAACTCGGGAAGCACCAAAGGGTCCCACCAGAACTCGATGACGCCGCCCTAGAACTTGACAAAGCTTACATCCCCACGCGCTATCCGGACGCGCACCCATCGGGTTACCCCGGGGGACGCTATGTTAAAACGGAGGCGCTGCGGCTTGTCGCCCATGCGGAGGCTATCCTTGAGTTCTGTTCAGGTTTTTTACCCAGCGTGGACGGCGGCGACGCTGACAGAGACGCTTAA
- a CDS encoding nucleotidyltransferase domain-containing protein, with protein sequence MLPLKQAVLFGSWSKGRATVASDIDVLLVYRGEAREGCYALAWRTLAVPGIELHLYSEAEAAEHEKLLSEMTAGGITLFEPPQGPL encoded by the coding sequence GTGCTGCCTCTCAAGCAGGCCGTCCTCTTCGGTTCTTGGAGCAAGGGGCGGGCGACCGTGGCCAGCGATATCGACGTGTTGCTCGTTTACCGCGGCGAGGCTCGTGAGGGTTGCTACGCGCTCGCGTGGCGGACGCTAGCTGTACCCGGCATAGAGCTGCACCTTTACAGCGAAGCGGAAGCCGCAGAGCATGAAAAGCTCCTAAGCGAGATGACAGCGGGGGGTATTACGCTCTTCGAGCCGCCCCAGGGCCCCCTCTAG